The genomic region TGAGCTAGCGCTGATGCGGGTGCttgcctccccctcttcaACTTCCTGTACAGTGCTTCCATTTGTCTTCTTCAAGAAGCGTGCTCACCGTCGTTGGCATGACAGGCTGAactcttttgttttctctcgTTGACTCGGAGTAGAAGACAAAGCAGAGCTACTCGGTGTGGTGACACACAAGCAGATGCATCCACGCGCATGCAGACATCGCTTCCTCTCTCAAATCCACAGGAGgaaggtgtgtgcgtgtgtgtgtgtgggggggggtcgagGCTGTCTTATCACACAGTAAAGTGCTTCTTCTTACCCATTTGACAGGTGTCGGTTGCTGTGTCCTCAAGGCTTCTGCACTGCACGGCAACTGTGTGCCACCCTCTCTTCCCTGTTTAAGTCCTGGGGTGCATAGATTGTCGCCGTCGTAGCAAACATCAAGGATATATATGTAAGCAAGCGAAGTTGTTATGAAGCGCTCATGAGTGCTCTGCTCGTTCCTTTATGGGCTGCCGTTACACAGCGTGCTTCAATGCGCGTGTATTTGCAGCGAAGTGTAGGCTGCCTCTTAACCACCTTTACGTCGCCTACCGAGACTCCCTcggcacacgcatgcgcttCTCATGCTTGCCCCATTCCAACAGTCACTATCATGTCTGCTGCTTTTCTTTCGCCTTTCTCGGAATGTGTCTGCAGCTTtgcagccgcacgcgccaccaccaacTGCGTGCGTGTACACAAACCAAACCCCGCACCAAAGACAAGCGCGCAGGCAAGCAGCAGAAGAAAACgaaacagagaaaaaaaacgctCAGCAGCTTTCGACACGAACCCTGGCGTGAGGCGAGGCGTGCTGCAGAATCTTTTCGGCGTGGCTGTGTGCGTCTATATGTGTGATTGTCACAAAGTGTTTCGCCTCCGTCCATTTCTGTGTGGCAGCAAACAGAGAGTAGAGCGCGTCGgacttctttttttctcgtcgtctgttgttgttgttgtgtgttCGGGAGGACGTTcaagcacagacacacacgcgtctgCCCGATCTCTCGTCACACCTGCTGAATGCGAGTGAGGCTCCAtttcttttcctcttcttcccctcttTTTGTGTTCGCAGTCTTCTCCCATTTTCTTTCCCACCTTCTTCAGAGGTGATGGACCCGTTGTGCTCACCATCCGCCGTTAGCATTAACGGAACGCCTCAGACCTCGGTGGTAAACACCTCCTCGACGACGTCCGTCGTCGCTTCACCAGCACGGCCGAAGTTGAACCGCAGCGTGAAGTTTGATCCCACTATCGGCGGTCCGCTGCACAGCGGTGATCTGAGCCTTGACACGTCGTTTGTTCATGGTGCAGGAGGTGATGCTGATGCTCGTGAGCACTATGGCAGGCGCGGTAGAGCTGATGAGGCAGCGACTGACTCTCCGTTGTATTCGGGTGATGTTTTGCACGAACACGAGGAGCTGCTACCCTTTCAACTCACCCGTGAAGACGTAGCGGCCGCCTTTGAGTTTCTCGACGTGAACGGCAGCGGTCTGCTCACCATGGGAAACCTCAAGCaccgcctctccgccttctACCCACACCTGACAAGCAAAGAATATAAGTTTCTTGTCGAAGACCCCAGCGGCTCtacaggcggcggcggtacTGCATCCAGTGCAGCGAGGTCTGCCGTAGCAGCGCGGcatggtggcgctgctgacggtTGCGGTGGTAGCACCGGCGGGCCCACAACCTCGTCACTTGCCCAGGCCGCCTCATCGGCGCGTCCCTCGAACTTATCCTTCGACGACGGCGGAGATGCGGTTCATGCCAATGGTGCTTTGTCAGGCGAAGGAGTTGCCAGTGGTGTGGGAGGGTCGAACGCAaccagcgcgcgcgccggtCTCGACGTTGATCAGCTGTGGGACCTCATCAACTCAtttcagcagctccagcgaACCTTTGGCGCCGCTCAAGCCGGCCAGGCAGAAGGGCAAAATGCACAAAACACGCGCTCAGCGTTCAACTCTAGCTTCGACGCGTACCTCGTCGGCACGCACGGAACCCAAGGCATCCGGAGCGCAGACATCGGCttcgacgccgtcggcgaagCCTTCCGCATCTACGACCCTCACAACACGCACtacgtggaggaggaagtCCTGTCCTGCATCATGGCGCGCGTCGGCTTCGGCGAGCTGACCGAAGAGGAGCTTGCGGTTCTGGTGAGCACGGCTGACTttgacggcgacggccgcATCAGCCTCGAGGACTTCCGCCGCTTGGTCAGCATGAAAGGTCGCTTCGAAAAGTGAAGGTATGGTTTTacggggtggtggtggtggtggtgctgcagaaCACAAGCGATGCGCAGGTGCCaagcggtgtgtgtgtgtgggggtgggggggggaaggtTGGAAGGCATTCACCCGCGCAACGTAACGTCTGAGTCCCTCAATAGGCGATCCCCTTCCCCACGGCCCTGCTCTATTCtctgctctcttcttctgcaaCCTCCGGGGCGGATATCGATGTTCTTTTGCTTTCGCAGGCGAAGGTGCATGTTGTGTGGATGTGTTTGCCCCTCTCCTCActgtcgctctctccccttcctttCCCATTTCTCGTCTGGCACGTCTTTGGCGGAGCTCCGAGAGctggggggagggcaagagGCTCGAGGAGGGCATCGCCAAGCGTTTCCTTTTTCTCGTTTCGTTAGGTTTTCGATGTACAGGGAGCGTCTAGCTTCTTGGAGCTTTCATTGCCATTCCAGCCTCGGCTTGCTGTCTGGTCcggtgcccccccccccccccccctccctccctgtctTGCTCTTACACCGTCATCATTTTCTTGACGCGTATCAAGATGCAAAACGGGGAAATAAACGATGAAAGTGAGCTGGAGACGAGGACCTTGGATGAGGACCGTGCGGGGTGCGcaagtgcgtgcgcgtgtgcggggcCGATGTATTCGAGCATCGACAGTTGCCCTGCTGTTTCCTCTATTTTGAAAGGCGAACTCGAGCTATAATGGACGTACTAGCCCtcctgcacgtgtgcgtgtaacGGCAGACACCATCCTCGCTGCATTCACGCTCCCTGGATCTCCGTGCCTTCTGATGCTCTTTCCTTTCTAACCCTCTTTCCTCATGTGTCCCGCGTGGCCGCCTCCCTTTCCGTTTCCGTTTGCTACGCGCCATGTCTCGCTctcactttctctctcgctctcgctccccCTCGTTTGGCTTCTTTGGCGCTCCCCGTATGTATGTTGCCGTTTGCCGGTGGATCGCTGTCGCCCTCTCttcgcctcctgctcctttcgccctttccccttcccccctccactATAATTCCTTCGCTTCTCTTCATGCTCTtatctttttgtttttcgtgtACTTCGACCACGCGCACTGGTGACGAGTTGAGAAGTgaacgaaaaacaaacaaacaaaagacaCCAACAACGgatctcccctccccctccctcccctcttgcTGTTTCGTCGCTGCCTCGctccctccttcttctctgctTGAGACGCTGACGTGCAGGACCTGCAACGTTCGCGCCATCAAGCTtgcacagacacgcataCACTCACATAGACACGATAGGGTTTGTAAACGGGCAACCGAAGCAAACAGCAGCATCAAAGTTGGGCCTCAAGAGaaagtacacacacacacacacacacacacacacgtatacgCAGAGAATCTGGTTTCAGCTTCTCTGCTTTCTCATTTGCTATTCTCTCTTCGTTAACGCTTTCGAGGTCAAAAACACAAGATGTCTCAACAGGAAGGCACCTCGCCAACGGATCGCGAGAGCACCATGCAGATTCTGAACATGTTCCCCGGACACCTCCACTTGCTGCCACAGACGCCGCAGCTTCATTTCCTCTTCACTGTCATCCGCGACGTGGAGACTCAGCGCACGGACTTCATCTTCTACTCAGAGCGCATCATACGCCTCATCTTtgaggcggcgctgtgcTTGATCCCTGTGAAGCCGTTTAATGTCATCACACCAGTAGGTGCTGTGTACAGGGGTGTTCGGCCGGACGACCGCGGCATCATCGGCGTCTCCATCATGCGTGCTGGCGAGTCGAtggagcgcgtgctgcgtgAGATGTGCCCCGGTGTCCGCATCGGCAAGATCCTCGTTCAACGCGACGAGACGAGCACCGACAAGACTCCCGATGCACGCTTCACATATAGCAAGCTGCCCACAGATGTAGCCTCgcgccgcgtgctgctgctggacccAATGTGCGCGACCGGTGGGAGCGTCATCAAGGCGACGGAGATCCTGATCAACGAGTACGGCGTGCTCGAGGAGGACATCATCTTCTTGAACCTTATCTCCGCCCCCGCAGGAATCAGGAAGTATCTCGGTCGGTTCCCCAAAATCCAGATTGTGaccgccgccatcgacgACGACTTGGATGAGAACAGGTACATCGTGCCCGGCCTCGGTGACTTTGGCGACCGCTATTTCGGCACGATATCGGAGTGAGCGCAAACAAACCGTTGTGCTAACAACAAGG from Leishmania major strain Friedlin complete genome, chromosome 34 harbors:
- a CDS encoding putative uracil phosphoribosyltransferase, with the translated sequence MSQQEGTSPTDRESTMQILNMFPGHLHLLPQTPQLHFLFTVIRDVETQRTDFIFYSERIIRLIFEAALCLIPVKPFNVITPVGAVYRGVRPDDRGIIGVSIMRAGESMERVLREMCPGVRIGKILVQRDETSTDKTPDARFTYSKLPTDVASRRVLLLDPMCATGGSVIKATEILINEYGVLEEDIIFLNLISAPAGIRKYLGRFPKIQIVTAAIDDDLDENRYIVPGLGDFGDRYFGTISE